A stretch of Babesia bigemina genome assembly Bbig001, chromosome : V DNA encodes these proteins:
- a CDS encoding triose phosphate/phosphate translocator, putative, which translates to MSDSPADNAKIVVVDTTEGQQSPETSKWKAWLEDHDKLICALRSFNWRLVFGVCMWYTLNCVYVVQQKIFLNAIPLHVTLSGVQMILSSIFALIVVGLKLRPAPIITNLKKAMQVFIPIGLCHLLVHYGAVISMGLGAVSFTQVIKSAEPVTTAILSMIILREFHSVFTYLALVPVVAGVSLASVKELDFSIGAFLFALLSNVGSSLRSIFAKVTMDNKIDIGENLTPSNIYMILTVISGVLSIPIVLGAEAYKWKSVWLTHTAEMSAGKQAELLFHAFSSAVCYYLYNDFAFYCLGQMNQVTHSVTNTLKRVLVIVASIIIFRNTVTPLGYVGMAMAVLGAFWYSLVKQGVFSRKPKEAEQVNDREEDQTASEQKV; encoded by the coding sequence ATGTCAGATTCACCCGCGGATAATGCAAAGATCGTTGTAGTGGATACTACTGAAGGTCAGCAATCACCTGAAACCTCTAAATGGAAGGCTTGGTTAGAGGACCACGATAAGCTGATATGCGCTTTGCGTAGTTTTAACTGGCGGCTGGTGTTCGGCGTTTGTATGTGGTATACACTCAATTGTGTATACGTTGTACAGCAGAAGATCTTTTTAAATGCCATACCGCTGCATGTGACATTGAGCGGGGTGCAGATGATTCTGAGTTCGATTTTCGCTTTGATCGTGGTCGGTCTTAAATTGAGACCTGCGCCAATTATCACCAACCTAAAGAAGGCGATGCAGGTATTTATCCCTATTGGCCTGTGCCATTTGTTGGTTCACTACGGCGCGGTGATTTCGATGGGTCTAGGAGCGGTGTCTTTCACGCAGGTTATCAAATCGGCGGAGCCTGTGACCACTGCTATCCTCTCTATGATAATCTTACGCGAATTCCATAGTGTATTCACGTACCTAGCTCTCGTCCCAGTTGTTGCAGGTGTGTCATTGGCATCTGTGAAGGAGTTGGACTTCAGCATCGGAGCATTTTTGTTCGCATTGCTATCTAACGTCGGGAGTTCACTGCGGTCCATTTTTGCAAAGGTGACTATGGATAACAAAATTGACATCGGAGAGAACTTGACGCCCAGTAACATATACATGATACTTACGGTGATATCCGGTGTGCTGTCTATTCCTATCGTTTTGGGAGCGGAGGCATACAAGTGGAAGTCCGTGTGGTTGACCCACACAGCCGAAATGAGCGCCGGTAAGCAGGCCGAGTTATTGTTTCACGCATTTTCGTCCGCCGTATGTTACTACCTCTACAACGATTTTGCTTTCTATTGCCTGGGTCAGATGAATCAAGTGACGCACTCTGTGACTAACACTTTAAAGCGCGTGCTGGTCATCGTTGCgtccatcatcatctttagGAACACAGTTACCCCGCTCGGTTATGTAGGTATGGCCATGGCTGTTTTGGGTGCGTTCTGGTACTCTTTGGTCAAGCAGGGCGTTTTCTCACGCAAACCTAAAGAGGCTGAGCAGGTGAACGATCGTGAAGAAGATCAAACTGCAAGCGAGCAGAAGGTGTGA
- a CDS encoding regulator of chromosome condensation (RCC1), domain containing protein, putative — translation MSSDVDGDHVTEKRPQAALVVALGLNHALCVTKSVALGEANAFSTGHDTVKDAEFNLYSWGKGNFNCIGHGLNTNLAKTPKAVPFFKQKNVLQVSCGDYHSAALVMPHGATSVSGGTVYTFGLGTAGRLGYDIDDHAQSSHNLPYSTTSDTESAWCTAEPQPVGLSVNLKHNVISLACGANHTLVTTVDGSLFSWGMGSFGVLGTGESHNSYTPVRVRFPYETFMTSCAAGCRHSFGVDDAGKLWAWGYGGNGRLGIGNTRTQYTPKMVGSLDEHQVKQAACGDTHSACIDSDGKVYTWGSSKGGKLGRRTSVDDAVIPTLVEALGDTKVVQVACGAGVTLALTEEGCIYQWGHMLGCMSTSADVPKIAHVPQKVTEAGSKNVYIAAGPYSCAAVNAYGDILTWGVGSCFRLGHGNVSDFQHPKFVAELRSRVFVDPILKQRSQTQDVHKSESPLELNAANVADERRIKQLSVGTAHGALLTCNGTVYTWGACKGSGFSDDTANAETYNEPRPLNYFSTKIRSIACGSNHTIAVTIEGLVFSWGQNDSGQLGLGDLRPRGFPEHVISLEYAIKAFAGFNNSCCVTTAKHDGFENDEVGMAWVFGSSSGGKLGLGDECTNAVIMTPRKITYISGVYKVVLGNTHSLLLQHDGTLYSTGSGADGRLGTGDTAGVNTFTCVKSGLKFIDMAVGASHSLAVSMEHDLYGWGKGAYVNGSDDTLVEPTLVANLPSQSGVAKVHSVAASSNHSFVITDQGHLIAWGDNSSGQLGVPVTSKDVASTGFIERPSLVTIESPVLSIATSRSFAACTTVNGDAYAWGTSSDGRLGIGETRDKVTYKPTAIATMSLVGDMLNRFDNMTTNNDLSAFALTVESLINELHFTEDKSVVDWKSLQIILQNEERLCWESSLKSFEDDLVKCLKHHVDFILELDRYHGEMNAQQSKLEAAIQGFIGNIGRPQSRPPSLFDRHFKVYTQLMPQIQQIVQIVFLQPAYLVRLCLFGNAITMVEDFVTCLYASMDKPRVHMQFVALLFTLLREELQLCFKPHAPLNASSSPFAQMLRIYAASKVISAPNARTFYSYEFNESFATFMKQHRLVLPCKAAPNSEELNNFTKFLLHLNKILTIITVPRYIKLAFKRMHNMVKFNIPSGWALPSVPLENVSIYPLIPVFVYSVLQPYFSSAVDMAASHGYNLDDEAVVSNFTTASQFFDYIANPSLRMEPHASQEVNRMTMAMYRNVSNMLLEYIKTLLSVEDTFNIDITMETFKSQFELEKISIELPGWTIAQFVNCCATKMKYLNISAHDTLCKILDGMMPKGNYTAINNVFGEEIIQKLRYHKIITPVEIEQRFLMHDKNMSICKFSGVFLPQRLAYRQTTCSEDCIKLMSLIIRYRPLGKYDPPRTIQNALTELKPIDMAPGGFDKLAVEMDTLAEHYINMGMPNHAAASRARYAYEQLMKLHDSGVTPCELAETILKKVLERQEQRNYLLRVYKRQREIEVCKINFEAAFRERCQYLARCIEHATKTYVEPAILNAACVNRVYLHSTKLVKSPPK, via the exons ATGAGTAGTGATGTGGAtggtgaccatgtcaccgaaAAACGGCCACAGGCAGCTCTGGTGGTTGCCCTTGGCCTCAACCATGCACTCTGCGTTACGAAATCTGTGGCATTAGGGGAGGCAAATGCATTTTCGACTGGACATGACACCGTCAAAGATGCCGAATTCAATCTGTATTCTTGGGGAAAAGGGAATTTCAACTGTATTGGACATGGACTCAATACCAACTTGGCAAAAACACCCAAAGCCGTACCTTTCTTCAAACAGAAAAACGTTTTGCAAGTGTCGTGCGGGGATTATCATTCTGCAGCTCTCGTGATGCCACATGGTGCAACGAGTGTCTCAGGCGGTACAGTATACACGTTCGGCCTAGGCACCGCGGGCCGGCTGGGATACGATATCGACGACCACGCACAGTCATCGCATAATCTACCATACAGCACAACATCCGATACAGAATCGGCATGGTGTACAGCGGAGCCGCAACCAGTCGGACTATCGGTGAACCTCAAGCACAATGTTATTTCGCTTGCATGCGGAGCCAACCATACACTGGTGACAACGGTGGATGGATCGCTGTTCTCCTGGGGTATGGGTTCATTCGGCGTCCTAGGTACAGGGGAAAGCCACAATAGCTACACCCCTGTCAGAGTGCGATTCCCATATGAAACATTCATGACAAGTTGTGCTGCTGGATGCCGTCACTCATTTGGCGTCGACGATGCGGGCAAACTGTGGGCATGGGGATATGGAG GAAACGGCAGACTTGGAATAGGGAATACTAGGACGCAGTACACCCCCAAGATGGTCGGATCTCTAGATGAACACCAAGTGAAACAGGCCGCGTGTGGTGACACACATTCAGCGTGTATAGATAGCGACGGGAAAGTATATACGTGGGGATCTTCAAAAGGCGGTAAGCTTGGGCGCAGAACCTCGGTAGATGACGCGGTTATACCTACCTTGGTTGAGGCCCTTGGTGACACGAAAGTAGTTCAG GTGGCATGTGGTGCAGGCGTCACGTTGGCGCTAACTGAAGAAGGATGTATATATCAATGGGGGCATATGCTGGGTTGCATGTCGACGTCAGCCGATGTGCCAAAAATCGCACACGTTCCTCAGAAGGTCACGGAGGCCGGGTCGAAGAACGTATATATCGCAGCAGGCCCATATAGCTGTGCAGCCGTCAACGCTTATGGAGATATACTAACTTGGGGTGTCGGGAGCTGTTTCAGGTTGGGACACGGTAACGTATCTGACTTCCAACATCCCAAGTTCGTGGCCGAACTCAGGAGTAGGGTTTTCGTGGATCCTATATTAAAGCAACGGTCGCAAACGCAAGATGTACACAAATCTGAATCACCTCTCGAATTGAATGCCGCTAATGTGGCTGATGAAAGACGAATAAAACAGCTCTCAGTTGGCACGGCCCACGGGGCGTTGCTTACTTGTAACGGAACTGTGTACACTTGGGGAGCTTGTAAAGGGAGCGGATTTTCAGATGATACTGCAAACGCCGAG ACGTACAACGAACCCAGGCCTCTAAACTATTTCAGCACAAAAATCAGAAGTATCGCATGCGGATCTAACCACACAATAGCGGTAACCATCGAAGGACTGGTCTTTTCGTGGGGACAAAATGACTCGGGACAGCTTGGATTAG GTGACCTCAGGCCCAGGGGCTTCCCGGAGCACGTGATATCCCTGGAATATGCTATAAAGGCATTTGCAGGGTTCAACAATAGCTGCTGTGTGACAACGGCGAAACACGACGGCTTCGAGAACGATGAAGTGGGCATGGCATGGGTGTTTGGTTCCTCGTCTGGAGGGAAGTTGGGACTTGGGGACGAATGCACGAATGCTGTTATAATGACGCCGCGCAAAATAACGTACATATCAGGCGTTTACAAGGTCGTGTTAG GCAATACTCACTCGTTACTCCTGCAGCACGATGGGACGTTGTACTCGACTGGGTCGGGAGCGGATGGAAGGCTGGGAACTGGCGATACGGCGGGAGTGAATACATTTACCTGCGTAAAAAGCGGACTTAAGTTTATAGATATGGCTGTGGGCGCTTCTCACTCACTGGCCGTATCTATGGAACATGATCTTTACGGTTGGGGAAAGGGCGCCTACGTCAATGGAAGCGATGATACTCTTGTCGAGCCGACCTTGGTTGCCAATTTACCTAGCCAATCGGGAGTCGCCAAAGTTCATAGCGTGGCTGCATCATCGAATCATTCCTTCGTCATCACGGATCAAGGACAC CTGATCGCTTGGGGAGATAACTCTTCAGGGCAATTAGGGGTCCCTGTTACGTCTAAAGATGTCGCATCAACGGGTTTCATTGAAAGACCATCCTTGGTGACAATCGAATCCCCCGTTCTGTCTATAGCAACGTCGCGGTCGTTCGCTGCGTGTACAACAGT CAACGGAGATGCGTATGCCTGGGGTACATCATCTGATGGCCGCTTGGGAATCGGTGAAACGCGTGACAAGGTGACTTACAAACCCACAGCT ATTGCCACTATGAGTCTGGTCGGTGATATGTTGAACAGATTTGACAACATGACCACGAACAACGACCTG TCTGCGTTTGCGTTGACAGTAGAGTCGCTTATAAATGAATTGCATTTCACCGAGGACAAGAGTGTGGTGGATTGGAAAAGCCTCCAAATTATTTTGCAAAACGAAGAGCGCCTATGTTGGGAGTCGTCGTTGAAGTCATTCGAG GACGATCTTGTCAAGTGTTTGAAACACCATGTAGACTTTATACTCGAGCTGGACAGGTACCATGGTGAAATGAATGCCCAGCAGTCCAAACTGGAGGCAGCCATACAAGGGTTTATAGGCAACATTGGTCGCCCGCAATCCCGTCCGCCGAGTTTGTTTGACAGGCATTTTAAGGTGTACACGCAATTGATGCCGCAGATACAGCAGATTGTTCAAATAGTATTCCTACAACCCGCATATCTTGTTAGGCTCTGCCTATTCGGGAACGCAATCACAATGGTTGAAGATTTTGTTACTTGC CTTTATGCCAGTATGGACAAACCAAGGGTGCACATGCAATTCGTCGCCCTTTTGTTTACCCTGCTGCGTGAAGAGCTCCAACTGTGCTTCAAGCCACATGCGCCACTAAACGCTTCAAGTTCCCCGTTTGCACAAATGCTGAGGATATACGCAGCATCCAAAGTTATCTCTGCGCCTAACGCTCGCACATTCTATTCGTACGAGTTCAACGAGTCTTTTGCAACCTTCATGAAGCAGCACCGGTTAGTGCTACCATGTAAGGCGGCACCCAATAGCGAGGAGCTGAACAACTTCACCAAATTCCTGTTGCATCTGAACAAGATCCTTACAATTATCACAGTGCCAAGATATATTAAACTGGCGTTCAAGCGGATGCACAATATGGTCAAGTTCAATATCCCCTCGGGCTGGGCGCTTCCTAGCGTGCCTCTAGAAAACGTTTCCATCTACCCATTGATACCGGTATTCGTATACTCCGTGTTACAGCCATacttcagcagcgccgtaGATATGGCAG CATCCCACGGATACAACCTCGATGATGAAGCAGTGGTGTCTAACTTCACGACTGCGTCGCAATTTTTTGATTACATTGCGAACCCTAGCCTTCGGATGGAACCTCATGCATCTCAGGAGGTCAATCGTATGACAATGGCGATGTATCGCAACGTTTCAAACATGCTATTGGAATACATCAAGACGTTATTGAGTGTTGAGGACACGTTCAACATTGACATAACAATGGAGACCTTCAAGTCCCAGTTCGAGCTTGAAAAAATAAGCATTGAATTGCCAGGATGGACGATCGCGCAATTCGTAAATTGTTGCGCAACCAAGATGAAATATCTCAACATTTCGGCACATGATACACTCTGCAAAATTTTGGACGGGATGATGCCGAAGGGAAACTACACGGCTATAAACAACGTGTTCGGCGAAGAAATTATCCAAAAGCTGAGATACCACAAGATAATAACCCCAGTGGAGATTGAGCAAAGATTTTTGATGCACGACAAGAATATGTCAATATGCAAGTTCTCAGGAGTGTTCCTCCCACAGAGGCTTGCATACCGCCAGACTACGTGCTCGGAGGACTGCATTAAACTCATGTCACTCATCATACGATATCGGCCCCTCGGCAAGTACGATCCACCGCGCACCATACAGAATGCCCTCACAGAGTTAAAGCCGATAGACATGGCTCCAGGCGGGTTTGACAAATTGGCCGTCGAGATGGATACACTGGCTGAACACTACATTAATATGGGCATGCCGAACCACGCCGCAGCTAGCCGGGCCAGATATGCATATGAGCAACTCATGAAACTTCACGACAGCGGTGTTACACCGTGCGAATTGGCTGAAACAATACTTAAAAAGGTTCTGGAGAGGCAAGAACAGCGTAACTATCTCTTACGCGTGTACAAAAGGCAGCGGGAAATTGAAGTATGCAAAATCAATTTTGAGGCTGCTTTTCGAGAGAGATGTCAGTACCTTGCGCGTTGTATCGAGCATGCCACGAAAACATACGTCGAACCGGCAATACTCAACGCTGCTTGTGTAAATAGGGTCTATTTACATAGTACCAAACTCGTGAAATCTCCACCAAAGTAG
- a CDS encoding DEAD/DEAH box helicase and helicase conserved C-terminal domain containing protein, putative — protein sequence MGFRGSLYERSRGDDGRGRSHRHRSRSPHEAKSRHSRRHGRSRSPSIDGRHRDRRRKHSLHSDVSGDEEVSKRYRSRSRDHHKDRRKSSERRHSKRDARDDADAALRDGRSAESTKYPAEQDERTHSDRQTQHTVETATDASAQKQLPDKDAAKLDRLARFKKLAEEKKLRASMTNGGGATKILSLKLGAAKSKKVENNALESFFQVQTEAQGKEDAQDSADAGDVDPLDLYMTNILKESEEELKHVQLAPILDPNSSISSDVGKSVTLEEIMAMSNEPEAAGEDCEEEFLSQLRRKTKRDSKQHDGDDGVISSDDEKPERTQTVDYSEMFKGSTRSRIEMPKVDHSTIDYPPFKKNFYVQISAITAMKEHEVDAFRKANGNIRVRGKQCPRPIYNFSQCGLPDPILALLQHRNYEKPFPIQMQCIPALMCGRDVLAIAETGSGKTLAYLLPAIRHVLYQPKLRENDGMIVLIIAPTRELASQIGAESSKLSKLVGLRTKAVYGGAPIGEQLNALKRGAEIVCGTPGRLIEVLTISNGKVTNLRRVTFVVIDEADRMFDLGFSPQISAIIDNVRPDRQTALFSATFPPTIEALAKKILTKPLQVVVGESGKSASQVDQHVMVLRENQKIYALLKLLGEWHEHGSIIIFVNRQVDADNMFAELIKHGYECAVLHGGQDQTDREFTLQDFRDGTKGILIATSIAARGIDVKSVVLVINYATPDHIEDYVHRVGRTGRAGNIGTSYTFITPEEGAKSHDIIKALKASNQEVPMDLQHLAEAHLATLDGKHKVRIGGGFGGRGFKFTDAEKSRQQQERQYACKALGFNNDMDEEEEAALAENATGGIANIKTSSGGLQSSLTQTQQKETNPFDKPIITREPEPMIKGLTCAGYIDANTGYAHDEFDINSFPELVRHRITNKEVLSYVMEQAGVTLQVKGRYIPVETATRNLNVLGGTKGLYIEISGPSVVSVQSALSELRKIVQSAAIPQYGQPVMQKMTGRYSVL from the exons ATGGGATTCCGTGGGTCCCTTTATGAGCGGTCTCGAGGAGACGACGGCCGCGGTCGGTCACATAGACACCGCAGCAGGTCGCCGCACGAGGCAAAATCGCGACATTCACGAAGGCACGGTCGATCTAGATCGCCAAGCATAGATGGAAGACACCGCGATCGCCGTCGAAAACACTCCTTGCACTCGGACGTTTCCGGCGATGAAGAGGTATCCAAGAGGTACCGTTCTCGCTCACGTGACCATCACAAGGACCGGCGCAAGTCATCAGAGCGCAGGCATTCGAAGCGTGATGCTCGTGACGATGCAGATGCGGCGCTGCGAGATGGGCGGTCTGCGGAATCTACCAAATATCCCGCAGAGCAGGATGAGCGCACTCACTCGGATAGACAAACACAACACACAGTGGAAACTGCCACTGATGCCAGTGCTCAAAAGCAACTGCCTGACAAGGATGCAGCAAAGTTGGATCGTCTAGCTCGCTTTAAAAAGCTCGCAGAGGAGAAGAAATTACGTGCTTCCATGACCAATGGTGGCGGGGCAACCAAGATACTGTCGTTGAAACTTGGCGCAGCCAAATCTAAGAAAGTGGAAAACAATGCGCTTGAAAGTTTCTTCCAGGTGCAAACAGAAGCGCAGGGAAAGGAGGATGCGCAAGATAGCGCCGATGCGGGAGATGTTGATCCTCTGGACTTATACATGACGAACATACTCAAGGAGAGTGAGGAGGAGTTGAAACATGTGCAACTCGCACCCATATTGGACCCTAACTCAAGCATATCATCGGACGTGGGGAAATCCGTGACGTTGGAAGAAATTATGGCCATGTCCAACGAACCCGAAGCAGCAGGTGAAGACTGTGAAGAGGAGTTCCTCTCACAGCTGCGGCGCAAAACTAAGAGGGACTCAAAACAACACGACGGTGACGATGGTGTAATATCCAGCGATGACGAAAAACCCGAACGAACGCAGACTGTAGACTATTCCGAAATGTTCAAGGGCAGCACTCGAAGCAGAATTGAGATGCCCAAGGTAGACCATTCTACGATTGATTACCCTCCTTTCAAGAAGAATTTCTATGTGCAGATCTCAGCAATAACTGCGATGAAGGAACACGAAGTGGACGCTTTCAGGAAGGCAAATGGAAACATCAGGGTCCGGGGGAAGCAATGCCCAAGACCTATTTACAACTTCTCACAGTGCGGGCTGCCTGATCCAATACTAGCGCTTCTACAACATCGCAACTACGAGAAGCCGTTTCCTATTCAGATGCAATGCATACCTGCCCTCATGTGCGGGCGCGACGTCCTGGCAATAGCAGAAACCGGTTCGGGAAAGACACTAGCCTACTTGCTCCCTGCCATCAGGCATGTTCTATACCAGCCCAAGCTGAGAGAAAACGACGGTATGATTGTGCTTATTATTGCGCCTACAAGGGAACTTGCCAGCCAGATTGGGGCGGAGAGTTCGAAACTATCGAAACTTGTCGGATTGCGCACCAAGGCTGTTTACGGAGGAGCTCCAATAGGtgaacaactcaatgcgctAAAGAGAGGGGCGGAAATAGTCTGTGGAACACCGGGGAGGCTAATAGAGGTTCTCACCATCAGCAACGGAAAGGTCACCAACTTGAGGAGGGTCACCTTCGTAGTCATCGATGAGGCCGACCGCATGTTCGACCTGGGGTTCAGTCCGCAGATTAGCGCCATCATTGACAATGTACGACCGGACAGGCAAACCGCTCTGTTTTCAGCCACTTTCCCTCCAACCATCGAGGCTCTGGCGAAGAAAATCCTCACCAAGCCTCTGCAAGTAGTTGTTGGAGAGTCGGGAAAGAGTGCATCGCAAGTGGACCAGCACGTCATGGTGCTCCGGGAGAATCAGAAAATCTATGCGTTGCTCAAACTGCTAGGGGAGTGGCATGAGCACGGCAGCATCATAATTTTCGTCAATAGACAGGTAGACGCCGACaatatgtttgcagaacTTATAAAACATGGTTACGAGTGTGCCGTGTTACATGGAGGTCAGGACCAGACTGATAGGGAGTTCACGCTCCAAGACTTCAGAGACGGGACCAAGGGGATACTCATTGCAACATCTATCGCAGCAAGGGGGATCGACGTCAAGTCGGTCGTCCTAGTCATCAACTACGCAACACCGGATCACATCGAAGACTACGTCCACCGAGTGGGCAGAACTGGGCGAGCAGGCAACATCGGCACGAGCTACACGTTCATTACGCCTGAGGAAGGCGCGAAGTCGCACGATATCATTAAAGCACTTAAAGCGTCTAACCAAGAGGTGCCAATGGATCTCCAACATCTCGCTGAGGCACACTTAGCAACGTTGGACGGAAAACACAAGGTGCGCATCGGGGGCGGATTCGGTGGCCGTGGGTTCAAGTTTACGGACGCCGAGAagtcacggcagcagcaggagCGTCAATACGCATGTAAAGCTCTTG GTTTCAATAACGACATggacgaagaggaggaGGCAGCGTTGGCCGAAAATGCAACTGGTGGTATAGCAAATATCAAAACG TCTTCCGGCGGATTGCAGTCTTCTTTGACACAAACACAACAGAAGGAAACTAACCCCTTCGACAAGCCCATAATCACG CGCGAACCGGAACCCATGATTAAGGGTCTCACTTGTGCGGGATACATCGATGCCAACACTGGGTACGCGCATGACGAATTCGACATCAACTCGTTCCCGGAGTTGGTCAGGCATCGCATCACGAACAAGGAGGTGCTGTCGTATGTGATGGAGCAAGCAGGCGTTACGCTACAAGTAAAAGGCCGTTATATACCGGTTGAGACGGCTACGCGCAACTTGAACGTGCTGGGAGGCACCAAGGGATTGTATATAGAGATATCCGGCCCGAGCGTTGTGAGCGTCCAATCCGCATT GAGCGAATTGAGGAAGATCGTACAGTCAGCCGCGATACCGCAATATGGGCAGCCTGTGATGCAGAAGATGACCGGGAGGTACTCAGTACTATAG
- a CDS encoding triose or hexose phosphate/phosphate translocator, putative translates to MEVNQKNVDASDVAFANLHDEEYERALPASAFPEKRTKRTWIEYILGLDWWLIIGFVLWYAQNACYVVFNKLFLNELPLPWTLSAFQLLIGWFFMIVFWGCNIRDKPNFDNVRKFFVTFLPMSFLHFLVHVSAVISMGLGAISFTHVVKALEPVITVILSMLCLHEFMNVYAYLALIPIVGGVALASIKELNFSIGAFLFAMLSNVAGATRSILAKVTLKNKADIGENLTANNIYMILTLIASLISLPFLVGFEARHWIPVWTKATANMTQSEKLWLLFYGFASCFFYFLSNDSAFYCLGQINQVTYSVANTAKRVLLIASSIIVFKNKVTGMGYIGMIFAVLGTFVYSMVK, encoded by the coding sequence ATGGAAGTCAATCAGAAGAACGTTGACGCGTCGGATGTCGCGTTCGCAAACCTACATGATGAGGAATACGAACGTGCACTTCCAGCTTCGGCATTTCCTGAAAAGCGTACTAAACGAACGTGGATAGAGTATATACTGGGACTGGATTGGTGGCTTATCATCGGTTTCGTCTTGTGGTATGCGCAAAATGCTTGTTATGTGGTCTTCAACAAACTGTTTTTGAACGAATTACCGCTGCCTTGGACCTTGAGTGCCTTCCAACTGCTAATTGGGTGGTTTTTCATGATCGTGTTTTGGGGGTGCAACATCCGAGACAAACCCAACTTCGACAACGTACGCAAATTTTTCGTCACCTTTCTGCCCATGTCGTTTCTTCATTTCCTGGTGCACGTGTCCGCAGTGATTTCTATGGGTCTAGGAGCTATATCATTTACTCACGTTGTGAAGGCGCTCGAGCCAGTGATCACTGTCATCTTGTCCATGCTGTGCCTCCACGAATTCATGAACGTATACGCGTACCTTGCTCTCATACCAATTGTTGGAGGTGTGGCGTTGGCATCCATAAAGGAACTGAACTTCAGCATCGGAGCATTTTTGTTCGCCATGCTCTCCAACGTCGCGGGAGCAACGCGCTCCATTTTGGCCAAGGTCACTTTGAAGAACAAAGCAGACATTGGAGAAAACCTTACGGCAAACAATATCTACATGATATTGACTTTGATTGCTTCGCTCATATCGCTTCCTTTCCTGGTTGGCTTCGAAGCGCGTCACTGGATCCCAGTCTGGACCAAGGCAACGGCAAATATGACGCAAAGCGAAAAACTTTGGCTCCTTTTCTATGGTTTCGCATCTTGCTTCTTCTACTTCTTGTCGAATGATAGCGCATTTTATTGCCTGGGCCAAATCAACCAAGTAACCTACTCTGTGGCAAACACTGCTAAACGTGTTTTGCTCATAGCCTCATCCATCATTGTCTTTAAGAACAAGGTCACTGGAATGGGTTATATTGGAATGATCTTTGCGGTTTTGGGAACGTTCGTCTATTCAATGGTCAAATAA